A section of the Rossellomorea marisflavi genome encodes:
- a CDS encoding site-2 protease family protein — protein MPFVIISLVVGFTVHEFAHAYVAYRFGDNTAKDQGRLTLNPAQHLDPIGTLLLLIAGFGWARPVPVQRSRFKNPKLAGILVSLAGPLSNFLVAFIAYALFFFFIGVSGFTVPSFIVNLLQMMVYLNVLLFVFNLIPVPPLDGYRVIEDLVPPHVRSKMSQYEQYGALIFIVLVITPLGNYTIRPLLFNGIAAVNQTFNSIFTAIYSLFS, from the coding sequence ATGCCGTTTGTCATCATTTCCCTCGTCGTGGGGTTCACGGTCCATGAGTTTGCCCACGCGTATGTGGCGTACCGCTTCGGCGACAACACGGCGAAGGATCAAGGGCGCTTGACACTGAATCCGGCTCAGCATCTTGATCCGATCGGGACGCTTCTGCTTCTGATAGCAGGTTTCGGTTGGGCAAGACCGGTACCGGTGCAGCGCTCGCGTTTTAAAAATCCAAAGCTTGCCGGGATCCTAGTGTCCCTTGCCGGCCCGCTCAGCAACTTTTTAGTCGCCTTCATCGCGTATGCCCTGTTCTTTTTCTTCATTGGCGTCAGCGGATTCACGGTCCCATCGTTCATTGTGAATCTTCTTCAGATGATGGTGTACCTGAATGTCCTGCTGTTCGTCTTCAATCTGATACCGGTTCCGCCGCTGGACGGATACAGGGTGATCGAGGATCTGGTACCGCCCCATGTACGTTCAAAGATGAGCCAGTATGAGCAGTACGGTGCACTGATTTTCATCGTACTCGTCATCACCCCATTGGGGAACTATACGATCAGACCGTTGCTTTTCAACGGAATCGCAGCAGTGAATCAGACATTCAACAGCATTTTCACGGCAATCTATTCACTATTTTCGTAG
- a CDS encoding 2-hydroxymuconate tautomerase: MPYVTVKMLEGRTDDQKRALVEKVTEAVSETTGAPEEKVVVFIEEMTKNHYASGGKRLSDQ; the protein is encoded by the coding sequence ATGCCTTATGTGACCGTGAAGATGCTGGAAGGACGCACTGATGATCAAAAGCGCGCACTCGTTGAGAAAGTGACGGAAGCCGTCAGCGAAACGACTGGAGCACCCGAAGAGAAAGTCGTCGTCTTTATCGAGGAAATGACCAAGAACCACTACGCGTCAGGCGGCAAGCGCCTAAGCGACCAATGA
- a CDS encoding YwgA family protein, with translation MLKEHAKLMSAFMASGEVIGRKKLQKMIFIAKKLAFPFQERFEFHFYGPYSEELTLRVEELCNMGFISEVKEKKGGYYQYRYSVTEEGEDFLKIYEKDMPFLEDCLTDMNGQSARFLELVSTVLYFDTLPKEEVAEKVFTLKSKQKYTNEEVDEAYAYIESLKKVIH, from the coding sequence TTGTTGAAAGAACACGCAAAATTGATGAGCGCCTTCATGGCATCGGGCGAAGTGATCGGGAGGAAAAAGCTTCAGAAGATGATCTTCATCGCGAAGAAGCTGGCCTTCCCGTTTCAGGAGCGCTTTGAATTTCATTTCTATGGTCCCTATTCAGAGGAACTGACTCTCAGGGTGGAAGAATTATGCAATATGGGGTTCATCTCGGAAGTGAAGGAGAAGAAGGGTGGCTACTATCAATACCGCTACTCCGTCACAGAAGAAGGAGAGGACTTTTTGAAGATCTATGAAAAGGACATGCCGTTCCTCGAGGATTGCTTAACGGATATGAACGGTCAATCGGCCCGTTTCCTTGAGCTCGTATCGACTGTCCTTTACTTTGATACCCTTCCGAAAGAAGAAGTGGCGGAAAAGGTCTTCACCTTGAAGAGCAAACAAAAGTATACGAATGAAGAAGTGGATGAGGCCTATGCCTACATCGAAAGCTTGAAAAAGGTCATTCACTAG
- a CDS encoding HD domain-containing protein codes for MEYAKQKLHEEKVFKDPVHRYVHVKDRVIWDLIGTKEFQRLRRIRQLGTTYLTFHGAEHSRFNHSLGVYEIIRRIIDDVFAGRPEWSDDERLLSLCAALLHDLGHGPFSHSFEKVFHMDHEHFTQAIILGDTEVNQVLRKVAKNFPKHVAEVIAKTYKNKLVVSLISSQIDADRMDYLQRDAYFTGVSYGHFDMERILRVMRPREDQVVIKQSGMHAVEDYIMSRYQMYWQVYFHPVTRSAEVILTKILHRAKELYEDSYSFKQEPVHFYSLFQGDVSLEDYLKLDEGVITYYFQIWQEEEDPILRDLCERFMNRNLFKYVEFDPAKEYKKHSELEALFKKAGIDPDYYLVVDSSSDLPYDFYRPGEEEERLPIHLLMKNDELRELSRQSDIVDSISGKRRTDHKLYYPVDLLYDESTKKNIKRQIRSILELT; via the coding sequence ATGGAGTATGCCAAGCAGAAATTACATGAAGAAAAAGTATTTAAAGACCCTGTTCATCGATACGTTCATGTAAAGGACCGGGTGATCTGGGATTTGATTGGAACAAAAGAGTTTCAACGCCTTCGCAGGATCCGTCAGCTGGGAACTACCTACTTGACCTTCCACGGTGCGGAACACAGCCGTTTCAACCATTCCCTTGGAGTCTATGAAATCATCCGCCGGATCATCGACGATGTATTCGCAGGAAGACCTGAATGGAGCGATGATGAGCGCCTCTTATCCCTTTGTGCCGCCCTGCTGCACGACCTGGGGCATGGACCGTTCTCCCACTCATTCGAAAAAGTCTTCCATATGGATCACGAGCATTTCACCCAGGCGATCATCCTTGGGGACACCGAGGTCAACCAAGTACTGAGAAAAGTGGCAAAGAACTTCCCGAAACATGTAGCAGAAGTCATTGCCAAAACCTATAAGAACAAGCTTGTCGTCAGCCTCATATCCAGCCAGATCGACGCCGATCGCATGGATTATCTGCAGAGGGACGCCTATTTCACCGGGGTCAGCTACGGTCACTTCGATATGGAGCGGATCCTTCGGGTCATGAGACCGCGTGAGGATCAGGTCGTCATCAAGCAGAGCGGGATGCACGCCGTCGAGGACTACATCATGAGCCGCTATCAAATGTATTGGCAGGTTTATTTCCACCCGGTCACACGTAGTGCGGAAGTGATCCTGACGAAGATCTTACATAGGGCGAAGGAGCTTTACGAGGATTCCTACTCCTTCAAACAGGAACCGGTACACTTTTATTCACTGTTTCAAGGGGATGTTTCCCTTGAAGATTACCTGAAGCTTGATGAAGGGGTCATCACGTACTATTTTCAGATTTGGCAGGAAGAAGAAGATCCGATCCTCCGCGACCTGTGCGAGCGGTTCATGAATCGCAATCTGTTCAAATACGTCGAATTCGACCCGGCTAAGGAATATAAGAAGCATAGTGAACTCGAAGCACTCTTCAAAAAAGCAGGCATCGATCCCGACTACTATCTTGTTGTCGATTCTTCCTCCGATCTGCCGTACGATTTTTATCGTCCCGGTGAAGAGGAGGAACGTCTTCCGATTCATCTTCTGATGAAGAACGATGAGCTGAGGGAGCTTTCAAGGCAGTCGGATATCGTCGATTCCATCTCCGGGAAACGCCGGACAGACCATAAACTATACTATCCAGTGGATCTTCTCTATGACGAATCCACGAAGAAGAATATAAAAAGACAGATTCGCAGCATCTTAGAACTCACATGA
- a CDS encoding RsfA family transcriptional regulator — protein sequence MTVKSRQDAWTEENDLLLAETVLRHVREGSTQLNAFEEVGDQLNRTSAACGFRWNAVVRHQYEKALQLAKKQRKQRHRILGKDQGGKKKLLYQPPTPSFDDLDAMSLSMPEDDVPFSLDEFTHKPQVEEAGQPEPVHEAVPVASKGEMSIEKVISFLQQYALSNSDVYKIENQRLKGEIHELRKENEALAKKVNELENNTVTMQEDYETLMQIMNRARKLVLFDEDEAAKSPRFKMDRNGNLEKVAEG from the coding sequence ATGACAGTTAAATCAAGACAAGATGCCTGGACCGAAGAAAATGATCTTTTATTGGCAGAAACCGTTCTTCGTCATGTGCGGGAGGGAAGCACTCAGCTTAATGCTTTCGAAGAAGTAGGAGATCAATTGAATCGTACGTCGGCAGCATGTGGATTCCGTTGGAACGCAGTTGTCCGCCATCAGTATGAGAAAGCTCTTCAACTAGCAAAAAAACAAAGAAAGCAACGTCACCGTATCCTGGGGAAAGATCAGGGTGGGAAGAAGAAGCTATTGTATCAGCCGCCTACACCTTCGTTCGATGATCTGGATGCTATGTCTCTATCAATGCCGGAGGATGATGTTCCCTTCTCCCTTGATGAGTTCACCCATAAGCCACAGGTAGAAGAAGCAGGACAGCCGGAACCGGTACATGAAGCAGTGCCTGTTGCCTCTAAAGGCGAGATGAGCATCGAGAAGGTCATTTCGTTCCTGCAGCAATACGCCCTTTCCAATTCTGATGTGTATAAGATCGAGAATCAACGTTTGAAGGGTGAAATCCATGAACTCAGGAAAGAAAATGAGGCATTGGCTAAAAAGGTGAATGAGCTGGAGAATAACACGGTGACCATGCAGGAAGATTATGAAACCCTCATGCAGATCATGAACCGGGCACGAAAGCTGGTCCTGTTCGATGAAGATGAGGCTGCAAAATCACCGCGCTTCAAAATGGATCGCAACGGCAATCTGGAAAAAGTGGCAGAAGGATGA
- a CDS encoding lipoate--protein ligase family protein, giving the protein MMEKDKVYELLRQDRWRVIDQSSLGPTFGALQSFAMDDTLCTVTGSGDSDPTARSWVHHQTVVLGIQDTKLPFLDEALEVLEDAGYHYIVRNSGGLAVVLDEGVLNLSLVFPDSEKGIDINRGYDAMWLLIKEMFPEVSEQIEAKEITRSYCPGGYDLSINDRKFAGISQRRIRGGVAVQIYLCVNGSGSERAELIRRFYEVGLQGEPSKFTFPDINPSVMASLAELLGVELTVQDVMMRFLTSLHSFSGQLYNSSLQGEEYAMYEAYYERVLDRNAKVLGMK; this is encoded by the coding sequence ATGATGGAGAAAGATAAAGTATATGAGCTCCTCCGCCAAGACCGGTGGAGGGTGATTGATCAATCGAGCCTCGGACCTACCTTCGGTGCCCTGCAGTCGTTCGCCATGGATGATACGCTATGCACAGTTACCGGCTCAGGAGACTCCGACCCCACTGCCCGTTCGTGGGTCCACCACCAGACCGTGGTCCTCGGCATCCAGGACACGAAGCTTCCATTTCTGGATGAAGCCCTTGAAGTGCTTGAAGATGCAGGGTACCACTATATTGTCCGGAACTCAGGTGGCCTGGCAGTCGTCCTGGATGAAGGGGTACTCAACCTGTCCCTCGTCTTCCCAGATTCGGAGAAAGGAATCGACATCAACAGAGGGTATGATGCCATGTGGCTTCTCATCAAGGAGATGTTCCCGGAAGTTAGCGAGCAGATCGAAGCGAAGGAGATCACCCGCTCCTACTGCCCTGGCGGCTATGATTTGAGTATCAACGACCGGAAGTTCGCCGGCATCTCCCAGCGCAGGATCCGCGGGGGAGTGGCGGTCCAGATCTACCTTTGCGTCAATGGAAGCGGATCGGAACGGGCAGAGCTCATCCGCCGCTTCTATGAGGTGGGGTTGCAGGGTGAACCATCGAAATTCACCTTCCCTGATATCAACCCAAGCGTCATGGCGAGTCTTGCAGAACTGTTGGGGGTCGAGCTCACGGTCCAGGATGTGATGATGAGGTTCCTGACGTCTCTCCACTCATTCAGCGGGCAGCTTTACAATTCATCCCTCCAAGGAGAAGAATACGCCATGTATGAAGCGTACTACGAGCGCGTCTTGGACAGGAATGCGAAGGTACTGGGAATGAAATAA
- the pta gene encoding phosphate acetyltransferase — protein MSNLFATLTDKVKGKELKIVFPEGTDERILTAASRLAADGILTPIVIGNKEQVEAKAHEQNVKLEGCEIIDPSTFAGMDDLVKSFVERRKGKATEEDAKKILLDENYFGTMLVYTGQAHGLVSGAAHSTADTVRPALQIIKTKEGVRKTSGVFIMVREEEKYVFADCAINISPDSQDLAEIAIESAKTAEMFDIDPRVAMLSFSTKGSAKSPETEKVVEAVTIAKEKAPSITVDGEFQFDAAFVPSVAEKKAPGADIQGNANVFVFPSLEAGNIGYKIAQRLGNFEAVGPILQGLNAPVNDLSRGCNEEDVYKLALITAAQAL, from the coding sequence TTGAGTAATTTATTTGCGACATTGACAGATAAAGTAAAAGGTAAAGAGTTGAAGATCGTTTTCCCTGAAGGTACTGATGAGCGCATCCTTACTGCCGCTTCCCGCCTTGCTGCAGACGGCATACTGACGCCGATCGTAATCGGAAACAAAGAGCAGGTCGAAGCGAAAGCACATGAACAGAACGTGAAGCTTGAAGGTTGCGAAATCATTGATCCTTCAACATTTGCAGGCATGGACGATTTGGTGAAATCTTTCGTGGAACGCCGCAAAGGCAAAGCAACAGAAGAGGACGCGAAAAAGATCCTTCTTGATGAAAACTACTTCGGAACCATGCTTGTATACACTGGACAAGCTCACGGTCTTGTAAGCGGAGCGGCTCATTCAACAGCAGACACTGTGCGCCCTGCCCTTCAGATCATCAAAACAAAAGAAGGCGTGCGCAAAACGTCCGGCGTCTTCATCATGGTACGTGAAGAAGAGAAATATGTATTTGCAGATTGCGCAATCAATATTTCCCCTGACAGCCAAGACCTTGCTGAGATTGCCATCGAAAGTGCAAAAACAGCGGAAATGTTCGATATCGATCCTCGTGTTGCTATGTTGAGCTTCTCGACAAAAGGATCTGCTAAATCACCTGAAACAGAAAAAGTGGTTGAAGCCGTAACCATCGCAAAAGAAAAAGCACCTTCCATCACAGTGGATGGAGAATTCCAATTCGATGCAGCATTTGTTCCTTCTGTTGCTGAGAAAAAGGCTCCAGGTGCCGATATCCAAGGAAATGCCAACGTCTTCGTATTCCCAAGCCTTGAAGCAGGGAATATCGGATACAAAATCGCTCAACGCCTTGGTAACTTTGAAGCAGTCGGGCCGATCCTTCAAGGATTGAACGCACCGGTGAACGACCTTTCACGCGGTTGTAACGAAGAAGACGTGTACAAGCTTGCCCTCATCACGGCAGCTCAAGCACTGTAA
- the hemQ gene encoding hydrogen peroxide-dependent heme synthase: protein MAEPAQTLDGWYSLHDFRAIDWTTWKMLSSEDRTEAIAEFQRFLDKLNSTQDAKEGSHALYSIVGQKADFMLMILRPTMEELNELENEFNKLKIAEFTVPTFSYVSVVELGNYMPSEGDPYDNPYVKERLYPILPKANHVCFYPMDKRRQGNDNWYMLPMEDRRDMMRSHGMIGRQYAGKVKQIITGSVGFDDYEWGVTLFADDVLQFKKLVYEMRFDEVSARYGEFGAFYVGNLLPEEKIETFLHVN from the coding sequence TTGGCAGAACCGGCACAAACACTGGATGGTTGGTATTCCCTTCATGATTTCCGGGCGATTGATTGGACGACATGGAAGATGCTCTCCAGCGAAGATCGTACAGAAGCCATTGCGGAATTCCAACGCTTTTTAGATAAGTTGAATAGCACACAGGATGCGAAGGAAGGCAGCCACGCCCTCTATTCGATCGTCGGACAGAAAGCTGATTTCATGCTGATGATCCTGCGTCCTACCATGGAAGAACTGAACGAGCTTGAGAACGAGTTCAACAAGCTGAAGATTGCTGAATTTACCGTTCCGACCTTCTCATATGTCTCAGTAGTCGAATTGGGTAACTACATGCCTTCAGAAGGCGATCCATATGATAACCCATATGTGAAAGAGCGTCTTTATCCAATCCTACCTAAAGCGAATCACGTTTGCTTCTATCCGATGGACAAGCGTCGCCAAGGAAACGATAACTGGTATATGCTTCCGATGGAAGACCGTCGCGATATGATGAGAAGTCACGGGATGATCGGCCGTCAATATGCCGGCAAAGTGAAACAGATCATCACAGGCTCTGTCGGTTTCGACGACTACGAGTGGGGAGTCACACTATTTGCAGATGATGTCCTTCAATTCAAAAAGCTTGTATACGAAATGCGCTTTGATGAAGTCAGCGCACGGTACGGGGAATTCGGTGCTTTCTATGTAGGGAACCTCCTGCCTGAAGAAAAAATCGAAACGTTCCTGCATGTAAACTAA
- the gerQ gene encoding spore coat protein GerQ — translation MSNYPNYGQGQGYNQYNPYSQYGGQQSQGQNFNMPQAGGNYIPSPTNAPAPSSQNVPGMLPMEESYIENILRLNKGKVATVYTTFENNKEWNAKVFKGIIEAAGRDHLILTDPQTGMRYLIPMIYLDYITFDEEIEYEYPYAQGYTPRR, via the coding sequence TTGTCTAATTATCCTAACTATGGGCAAGGACAAGGATACAACCAGTATAATCCGTATAGTCAGTATGGAGGCCAGCAGAGTCAAGGACAGAACTTCAATATGCCGCAAGCAGGGGGAAATTACATCCCTTCCCCGACAAATGCTCCGGCACCATCCTCACAGAATGTTCCCGGCATGCTTCCGATGGAAGAATCGTACATCGAGAACATCCTCCGATTGAACAAAGGAAAAGTTGCCACGGTCTATACCACATTTGAGAATAATAAAGAATGGAATGCGAAAGTCTTCAAAGGAATCATTGAGGCTGCGGGGAGGGATCATCTCATACTCACCGATCCCCAGACCGGCATGCGCTACCTTATCCCGATGATCTATTTGGATTACATCACGTTTGATGAAGAAATCGAGTATGAATATCCATATGCTCAAGGGTATACACCTCGAAGATAA
- a CDS encoding DUF423 domain-containing protein has translation MKTFIIIGAINAFLSVALGAFGAHALEGKISAKYIETWNTGVQYQMFHAIGILIIGVMLGNLAPSSLLSWSGWLMLIGTILFSGSLYVLSLSGIKVLGAITPLGGVSFLAAWVLLIIFAAKNL, from the coding sequence ATGAAGACATTCATCATCATCGGAGCGATCAATGCTTTCTTATCGGTGGCACTTGGTGCGTTCGGTGCCCATGCACTTGAAGGAAAGATTTCCGCTAAATATATTGAGACCTGGAATACAGGTGTTCAATATCAGATGTTCCATGCCATCGGAATCTTGATCATTGGGGTCATGCTTGGGAACCTTGCACCAAGCTCACTCTTATCATGGTCGGGTTGGTTGATGTTGATCGGAACGATTCTGTTCTCAGGAAGCCTGTATGTTTTGAGTCTATCAGGAATCAAGGTGCTCGGAGCCATCACTCCACTTGGAGGAGTCAGCTTCCTTGCAGCGTGGGTGCTCCTGATCATTTTTGCCGCGAAAAATCTGTAA
- a CDS encoding YwdI family protein translates to MNIPHQSLIKKMEMEIGKAKNAEKASQIREHIYSIKAMCELLLEEQSGETSAVFQQSAVQYVPQPEPISKPVTIQKEEPLETDDGANGSSLFDF, encoded by the coding sequence ATGAATATCCCTCATCAGTCTTTAATCAAGAAAATGGAGATGGAGATCGGGAAGGCAAAGAATGCAGAAAAGGCCAGCCAGATTCGGGAACACATCTATTCCATCAAGGCGATGTGCGAGTTGCTCCTTGAAGAGCAGTCAGGAGAAACATCTGCGGTCTTCCAGCAGTCAGCCGTTCAATATGTCCCGCAGCCGGAGCCGATATCCAAGCCGGTTACCATCCAGAAGGAAGAGCCGCTGGAAACGGATGATGGCGCAAATGGTTCATCCCTTTTTGATTTCTAA
- a CDS encoding uracil-DNA glycosylase: protein MIFQNDWADLLDDELKKDYYQSLREWLKKEYDEHTVYPPMFDIFNAFHYTSYDDVKVVLLGQDPYHGPNQAEGMSFSVKKGVKIPPSLRNMYKELESDIGCPVPEHGSLVKWAKEGVLLLNTVLTVRDGEAHSHRNKGWERLTDHVIKTLNEREKPVVFILWGKPAQSKEKLIDQSVHFTIKSPHPSPLSAHRGFFGSKPYSKTNQFLKKHNIPEIDWCIE, encoded by the coding sequence ATGATTTTTCAAAATGACTGGGCCGATTTGTTAGATGATGAGTTGAAGAAGGACTATTACCAATCCCTTAGGGAGTGGCTCAAGAAAGAATATGACGAGCATACGGTCTACCCGCCCATGTTCGATATCTTCAATGCCTTCCACTACACTTCATATGACGACGTCAAGGTAGTCCTGCTGGGGCAGGATCCTTATCATGGACCGAATCAAGCAGAGGGCATGAGCTTTTCTGTGAAGAAAGGGGTCAAGATTCCCCCGTCCCTTCGGAATATGTACAAGGAACTTGAAAGCGACATCGGCTGTCCTGTGCCGGAACATGGCTCGTTGGTGAAATGGGCAAAAGAGGGCGTCCTCCTCTTGAATACGGTATTGACGGTGAGGGACGGGGAAGCGCACTCTCATCGGAACAAAGGATGGGAGCGTCTGACGGATCATGTGATCAAAACGTTGAATGAACGTGAAAAGCCCGTCGTATTCATCTTGTGGGGGAAACCTGCTCAATCAAAAGAAAAGCTGATTGATCAATCCGTCCATTTCACCATTAAATCTCCTCATCCGAGTCCGCTGTCAGCACATCGAGGGTTCTTTGGAAGCAAACCTTACTCTAAGACCAATCAGTTCTTGAAAAAGCACAATATCCCTGAAATCGATTGGTGTATTGAATAG
- a CDS encoding general stress protein codes for MYKVHTVENVVEAKREIEMLTGQGYTKDDIFIFAHDKNRSQHITDGTDTESVGLKEQGVFDAIGNLFQKRGDELRSKMKAVGLNQAEADTYEEELDKGKLVIVASKHGVDHNQGVL; via the coding sequence ATGTACAAAGTACACACGGTAGAAAACGTAGTCGAAGCTAAAAGAGAAATTGAAATGCTGACCGGCCAAGGGTATACAAAGGACGATATCTTCATATTTGCACATGATAAGAATCGTTCCCAGCATATCACCGATGGGACGGATACTGAATCGGTAGGACTTAAAGAACAAGGCGTATTCGACGCCATCGGGAACCTGTTCCAAAAACGCGGAGACGAGCTGCGCTCCAAGATGAAAGCAGTCGGACTCAATCAGGCAGAAGCTGATACGTATGAGGAAGAACTTGACAAGGGGAAATTAGTCATTGTCGCTTCCAAACACGGAGTCGATCATAACCAAGGCGTCCTCTAA
- the pdxK gene encoding pyridoxine/pyridoxal/pyridoxamine kinase produces MTLKKTLTIAGSDTSGGAGIQADLKTFQEHGVYGMTALTTVVTMDPADHWHHNVHPLPVSTLEAQLETVLSVGIDAMKTGMLGTVEVIELAAKKIDQYGLNKVVIDPVMVCKGEDEVLHPETTDAMREHLLQRATVVTPNLFEAGQLAQTGPIKTIEGMKEAAKKIHDLGAKNVVIKGGKQLEHTKALDLFYDGTDFTILEEDKVDTTYNHGAGCTFAAAITANLANGQDVKEAVTNAKSFVTAAIKHGFKLNEYVGPVMHGAYNRFEK; encoded by the coding sequence ATGACATTGAAAAAAACACTAACCATTGCTGGTTCTGATACAAGTGGGGGCGCAGGCATCCAGGCGGACCTGAAGACCTTCCAGGAGCACGGCGTTTACGGCATGACCGCCCTTACCACTGTCGTCACGATGGATCCTGCCGATCACTGGCACCACAACGTACATCCCCTTCCGGTAAGCACTTTGGAAGCTCAGCTTGAGACCGTCCTTTCTGTCGGCATCGATGCAATGAAAACCGGGATGCTCGGTACAGTGGAAGTCATCGAGCTTGCGGCAAAAAAAATCGATCAGTACGGCTTGAATAAAGTTGTCATTGATCCGGTGATGGTCTGTAAAGGCGAAGATGAAGTTCTTCACCCCGAAACAACCGACGCTATGAGAGAGCATCTCCTTCAGCGCGCCACGGTAGTGACTCCCAATCTTTTCGAAGCTGGACAGCTTGCTCAGACCGGTCCAATCAAAACCATCGAAGGCATGAAAGAAGCCGCAAAGAAAATTCATGACCTCGGAGCGAAGAACGTAGTCATCAAAGGCGGAAAGCAGCTCGAGCACACAAAAGCCCTTGATCTCTTCTATGATGGAACGGACTTCACCATCCTAGAAGAAGATAAAGTGGATACCACATACAACCACGGAGCAGGCTGCACATTCGCGGCTGCCATCACGGCGAATCTTGCCAATGGCCAGGATGTAAAAGAAGCTGTGACAAATGCAAAATCATTCGTAACAGCTGCCATTAAGCACGGATTTAAGTTGAACGAGTATGTAGGGCCTGTCATGCATGGCGCTTACAATCGATTTGAAAAATAA
- a CDS encoding YojF family protein → MKPIQLADVQGLINQFARQDIYIHLETTNGAYASHFNENFFSAGAYIRNAKVNYEHGKIVGDGPFRVGLKLEIGWIYAEGLTHYEQDEEGRLLMAGHGADGKLAVALEISPTPFK, encoded by the coding sequence ATGAAGCCTATTCAATTAGCGGATGTGCAAGGATTGATCAATCAGTTTGCACGTCAAGATATATATATACATCTAGAGACGACGAACGGTGCCTATGCATCCCACTTCAATGAGAATTTCTTCTCAGCAGGTGCCTACATCCGTAACGCCAAGGTCAATTACGAACATGGAAAAATCGTCGGTGACGGTCCTTTCCGTGTCGGGTTGAAGCTGGAGATCGGCTGGATCTACGCCGAAGGCTTGACCCATTATGAACAAGATGAGGAAGGCAGGCTACTGATGGCCGGACACGGAGCCGATGGAAAACTGGCCGTGGCCCTCGAGATCAGCCCTACCCCATTCAAGTAG
- the bshB2 gene encoding bacillithiol biosynthesis deacetylase BshB2 → MEKERQLLVIFPHPDDEAFGVSGTISSHVNNGTPVTYACLTLGEMGRNLGNPPFATRESLPLIRKKELQKAAEVMGIQDLRMMGYRDKTVEFENDEKLANMVTELIEELDPSLIITFYPGYSVHPDHEATARAVIRAVRRLPKASRPKLHCLAFSNGCEKELGQPDITVDISAVKEQKLNTMRAHISQTAWMLKDLDKGIEQNDPEALRWVTNERFWSYQWEKDSVE, encoded by the coding sequence ATGGAAAAAGAAAGACAATTACTCGTAATCTTTCCCCATCCCGACGATGAAGCGTTCGGTGTATCCGGAACGATTTCATCTCATGTCAATAACGGAACCCCTGTCACATATGCATGCCTGACCCTTGGTGAAATGGGCCGTAATTTGGGTAACCCACCATTTGCTACACGCGAGTCCCTTCCTCTCATCCGTAAGAAGGAACTTCAAAAAGCGGCAGAAGTCATGGGAATTCAAGACCTTCGCATGATGGGCTACCGTGATAAGACGGTCGAATTCGAAAATGATGAAAAGCTAGCAAATATGGTGACGGAACTGATCGAAGAGCTCGACCCTTCCCTGATCATCACATTCTACCCTGGCTATTCCGTCCATCCAGACCACGAGGCAACCGCCCGCGCTGTCATCAGGGCAGTACGCCGTTTGCCAAAAGCTTCCCGTCCGAAGCTTCACTGCCTGGCTTTCTCGAACGGATGCGAAAAGGAACTCGGCCAACCCGATATCACAGTCGATATTTCTGCTGTGAAGGAGCAAAAGCTCAACACGATGAGAGCCCATATCTCCCAAACCGCCTGGATGCTGAAAGATTTGGACAAAGGCATCGAGCAAAATGATCCTGAGGCCCTTCGCTGGGTAACCAACGAGCGATTCTGGAGCTATCAGTGGGAAAAAGACTCCGTTGAATAA